One window from the genome of Tachysurus vachellii isolate PV-2020 chromosome 5, HZAU_Pvac_v1, whole genome shotgun sequence encodes:
- the LOC132846088 gene encoding cytochrome c oxidase subunit 6B1 has protein sequence MAEVIEEKIKGYKTAPFDARFPNTNQTRNCFQNYVDFHRCNKALSAKGQETSPCEWYQRVYKSLCPISWVEKWDGQIQDGSFPGKI, from the exons ATGGCTGAGGTTATTGAAGAAAAGATTAAGGGTTACAAAACCGCTCCGTTCGATGCCCGTTTTCCAAACACCAACCAAACACGAAACTGCTTCCAGAACTACGTTG ACTTCCATAGGTGTAACAAGGCCCTGTCAGCAAAAGGACAGGAAACCTCTCCCTGTGAATGGTATCAGAGGGTCTACAAGAGCCTGTGCCCCATCAGCTGG GTTGAGAAGTGGGATGGACAGATTCAGGATGGAAGCTTCCCTGGAAAGATATGA